From a region of the Carettochelys insculpta isolate YL-2023 chromosome 29, ASM3395843v1, whole genome shotgun sequence genome:
- the INHBC gene encoding inhibin beta C chain, with protein MAPSAQLCLALALLRLCSARPGGEAGCPRCGAPPLQPASERPFLLQLARQQILEKLHLRERPNITQPVPRAAVASALRRLQAGGGWRDGADAEEQGYEIISFAETESRSPTRTGLLFRFSQAPGRAVHILQGQLWLYLSGPRSGLAPGTLRLSLAGALLDERRLEAGASGWHSFALLPALQDFFRRPEPTLRLELECRRCQALGEASSAHQPFLVARAAAREPGQRVAKRSLSCDQDSSLCCRQDYYVGFRELGWEDWVIKPEGYQLNYCVGQCPPHVAGSPGMASSSHTAVLSLVRAHSRRPGGQSCCVATRRRPLSILYFDRHSNIVKTDIPDMIVDACGCT; from the exons ATGGCGCCCAGCGCCCAGCTCTGCCTCGCCCTGGCCCTGCTGCGCCTCTGCTCGGCGCGGCCGGGCGGGGAGGCCGGTTGCCCCCGCTGTGGGGCGCCGCCCCTGCAGCCGGCCTCCGAGAggcccttcctgctgcagctggcccggcagcagatcctggagaagCTGCACCTGAGGGAGCGACCCAACATCACCCAGCCGGTGCCCCGGGCGGCCGTGGCCAGCGCCCTGCGGCGCCTGCAGGCGGGCGGAGGCTGGCGGGACGGGGCGGACGCAGAGGAACAGGGCTACGAGATCATCAGCTTCGCCGAGACAg AGTCCCGCTCGCCCACCAGGACGGGGCTGCTCTTCCGGTTCAGCCAGGCCCCGGGCCGGGCCGTGCACATCCTGCAAGGGCAGCTCTGGCTGTACCTCAGCGGGCCCCGGAGCGGGCTGGCACCGGGCACGCTGCGGCTGTCCCTGGCAGGGGCGCTGCTGGACGAGCGGCGGCTGGAGGCCGGGGCCAGCGGCTGGCACTCCTTCGCCCTCCTGCCGGCCCTGCAGGACTTCTTCCGCCGGCCGGAGCCCACGCTGCGGCTGGAGCTGGAGTGCCGGcggtgccaggccctgggcgaggcCAGCAGCGCCCACCAGCCCTTCCTGGTGGCCCGGGCTGCGGCGCGGGAgccggggcagcgggtggccaAGCGCAGCCTGAGCTGCGACCAggactccagcctgtgctgccgCCAGGACTACTACGTGGGCTTCCGGGAGCTCGGCTGGGAGGACTGGGTCATCAAGCCCGAGGGCTACCAGCTCAACTACTGCGTGGGCCAGTGCCCGCCCCACGTGGCCGGCAGCCCCGGCATGGCCTCGTCCTCCCACACCGCCGTCCTCAGCCTGGTGCGCGCCCACAGCCGGCGGCCCGGCGGCCAGTCCTGCTGTGTGGCCACCCGCCGCCGGCCCCTCTCCATCCTCTACTTCGACCGCCACAGCAACATCGTGAAGACCGACATCCCCGACATGATCGTGGACGCCTGCGGCTGCACCTAG